A stretch of DNA from Mycolicibacterium celeriflavum:
GCTCGACACCGTTTCGCAGCTCGCGGCCCAACCCACGCGGCACCGTGCCCAGCACGGTGGCCAGGTAGGTCTTGGGCACTTCGAACGACGGGTGCATCAGCCGGTGGGCCAGCTCGCCGTCGTTGGTGAGCAACATCAACCCCTCGGTGTCGGCATCGAGCCGGCCGACGTGAAACAGCTTCTTGTTACCCCGGACCCGGTGCTCGACCAGATCGCCGATGCACGGCCTACCCCGGTCGTCGGACATCGTCGAATGCATGCCCTTGGGTTTGTTGATCGCCAGGTGCACCAGCGTGTCATCGAGCGTCACCCGCGCCCCGTCGACCCGGATCACCGACACCGCCGGATCCACCCGCGTGCCCAACTCGGTGACGACGCGGTCATCGACCTCGACTCGGCCGTCCCTGATCATCTTCTCGGCGACCCGGCGCGATGCAATTCCGGCCTGCGACAGCACTTTCTGCAGCCGCACGCCGTCGGGTTCAGCCATTCGTATCGGTGTCCACGTCGAAGGACAGCGGCTGCTCGGGCGCCGGGGCACCGCTGAGTTTGATGAAACGCGGGTCCTCGTCGAGGGTTTCACTGAGGTCGTCGATCACGTCGACGTCGGGCAGCAGCGGTGCGATGTCGGGCAGATCGGCCAGCGACGACAGCCCCAACCGCTCGAGGAACAGTTCGGTGGTCGCGAACGTCACTGCGCCCGAGTCGGGATCGGTGCCCGCCTCGGTGATCAGGCCACGCGCCATCAGCGTGCGCATCACCGCGTCGACGTTGACGCCCCGCACCGCACTCACCCGGGCGCGGGTCACCGGCTGCCGGTAGGCGACCACGGCCAGTGTCTCCAGCGCCGCGCGGGTCAGCTTGGAGCGCGCGCCGTCGAGCAGCAGTCGCTCCACGTATGGCGCGTAGCGCGACCGCGTGTACATCCGCCAGCCACCGCCCGCCTCGCGCAGGTCGATGCCGCTGTCGCGGTCGGCGAACTCCTGGGCCATCGCGGCCAGTTTGGCCGCCACCCGGTACGGCGGCTGCTCGACCACCGAGGCGAGTTGTTCGACGGTCGCCGGGGTGTCGACCACCAGCAGCAGCGCCTCGAGCACCGCGCCCAGTTCCGAGTCCTCCATCTCGGGTGGCTCGGCGACGTCGATGCCCAGGCCGGCATCGGTCGCGACGCCCTCGTGGTCGAGGTCCGTCGCGGCCTCGTGGAGGTTGTCGGGGTCTTCGCTATCCATACTGATCTTCTTCCACCGCCAGGTGCTGGTTCGTCGGCCGCTCACCGGTCCACGAAATCTGCAGCACACCAAGCGGTTCAGGTTGTTCGAATGCTACCGCTCGGGCGCGGTAGAGCTCGAGCAGCGCCAGGAACCGCCCGACGATCTCGATCGGCGCCTCACAGTCGGCCACCAGATCCCGGAAGGAGGCCCACCGGCCGATCCCGCGGCTCTCCAGCAGCGCCATCAGGTTACCGATCTGCTCGGGCACCGACACCGCCGCGTGGTGCAGATGGTCAGTGCTCACCGTCGGCACCGGCCTGGGCGTGAACGCGGTCGCGGCGATCTGCGCGAAGTCCTGTGCGTCGACGCCGATCATCACTTCCGGCAGAAGTTCGGAGTAGCGGTCCTCCAGCGCTACTGAGCGCGGGTAGCTGCGCAGCGCCGCAGCCTCCAACTCGGCGAACATCTCCGCCACATGTTTGAACGCACGGTATTGAAGCAGCCGGGCGAACAGCAGGTCGCGCACCTCGAGCAGGGCGAGATCCTCTTCGTCGTGCACCTCGCCGGCGGGCAACAGCCGGGCGGCTTTCAGGTCGAGCAGCGTCGCCGCGATCACCAGGAACGCGGTGGTCTCGTCGAGTTCCATCTGGGCACCGATCGCCTTGGTGTAGGCGATGAAGTCGTCGGTCACCCGGTGCAACGCCACCTCGGTGACGTCGAGGCGGTGCGCGAAGATCAACTGCAGCAGCAGGTCGAATGGGCCCTCGAAATTGCTGAGCCGGACCTGGAATCCGGACGGCGAAGACTCGTCGGAATCCGGGTTTGCCGCTGCGCCGGTCTCCGTCAGAGGGTCATTCACGCGCCGAACCGGTCGATGACCTCGCGAGCCAACAGTCGATACCCCTGCGCGCCAGCGGATTTCGGCGCCCAGGTGGTGATCGGTTCACCGGCGACGCTGGTCTCGGGGAAACGCACGGTGCGGGTGATGACGGTGTCGAACACCAGGTCGCCGAAGCGCTCCACAACTCGGGCCATCACTTCGCGGGAGTTTACGGTGCGCGGGTCGTAGCGGGTGATCAGGATGCCGCTGATCGACAGCTTCGGGTTCAGCCTGTCGTGCACCTTGTCGACGGTGTCGGTGAGCAGCGCCAGCCCGCGCAGCGAGAAGAACTCGCACTCGGTCGGGATGATCACCCCGTCGCTGCACGCCAGGCCGTTCACGGTGAGCAGACCCAGCGAGGGCTGGCAGTCGATGAGCACGTAGTCGTAGCGGTCCAACACCGGATACAGCGCGCGGGCCAGCGACTGCTCGCGGCCAACCTCGTTCACCAGCTGGATCTCCGCTGCCGACAGGTCGATGTTGCTCGGCACCAGATCCAGGTTTTTGACCCGCGTGCTGATCAGCACGTCGTCGATCGACACCCGCGGTTCGACCAGCAGGTTGTGCACCGTGTGCTCGAGTTCGTAATGCGGCACCCCGAGCCCCGCCGACAATGCGCCCTGCGGGTCGAGGTCCACCAGCAGCACCCGGCGGCCGTATTCGGCGAGGCTGGCACCCAGGTTGATGGTCGAGGTGGTCTTGCCGACCCCGCCCTTCTGGTTGCACATCGCGATGACCTTCGCCGGCCCATGGGCTGTCTTCGGATGTGGTTCGGGAATGTTCCGCGGTGGGCGGCCGGTCAGGCCCAGCTCCACCGCCCCCGCGTCGTCGCTCATGCCCGACCGTCGCTGGTCAGGCAATTCACAGACATGGCGGGCATCCGGGCAAGTTTAACGGCAGGAACGTGCCAGGTCAGCCAGACCCGCGGGCAACTTCAGAGCCAATGGGCCGCATCGCGGCTTAGGGTGACGACATGGGTCTGAAGCAACGCATGCCACTGCTTCGGTGGTCGGTCCTGCGCATGGCAGTGGGCGCCCGCAATATCTTCACCACCGGCCAGATCGGCGACGGCCGCGAAGCGGCAGCTCGCGACTATGTGCTGGCCAACGCGCGGAAGGGTGACATCGACGACGTCATCGCCAAGATCGACCAGTACGCCTACGAAAAGTCGTTCCTGATCAACGTCGGCGACGAGAAGGGTGCAATTCTCGA
This window harbors:
- a CDS encoding ParA family protein, coding for MSDDAGAVELGLTGRPPRNIPEPHPKTAHGPAKVIAMCNQKGGVGKTTSTINLGASLAEYGRRVLLVDLDPQGALSAGLGVPHYELEHTVHNLLVEPRVSIDDVLISTRVKNLDLVPSNIDLSAAEIQLVNEVGREQSLARALYPVLDRYDYVLIDCQPSLGLLTVNGLACSDGVIIPTECEFFSLRGLALLTDTVDKVHDRLNPKLSISGILITRYDPRTVNSREVMARVVERFGDLVFDTVITRTVRFPETSVAGEPITTWAPKSAGAQGYRLLAREVIDRFGA
- a CDS encoding segregation/condensation protein A, whose product is MNDPLTETGAAANPDSDESSPSGFQVRLSNFEGPFDLLLQLIFAHRLDVTEVALHRVTDDFIAYTKAIGAQMELDETTAFLVIAATLLDLKAARLLPAGEVHDEEDLALLEVRDLLFARLLQYRAFKHVAEMFAELEAAALRSYPRSVALEDRYSELLPEVMIGVDAQDFAQIAATAFTPRPVPTVSTDHLHHAAVSVPEQIGNLMALLESRGIGRWASFRDLVADCEAPIEIVGRFLALLELYRARAVAFEQPEPLGVLQISWTGERPTNQHLAVEEDQYG
- a CDS encoding pseudouridine synthase, producing the protein MAEPDGVRLQKVLSQAGIASRRVAEKMIRDGRVEVDDRVVTELGTRVDPAVSVIRVDGARVTLDDTLVHLAINKPKGMHSTMSDDRGRPCIGDLVEHRVRGNKKLFHVGRLDADTEGLMLLTNDGELAHRLMHPSFEVPKTYLATVLGTVPRGLGRELRNGVELDDGPARVDDFAVVDKVPGKTLVRVTLHEGRKRIVRRMLAAVGYPVQELVRTEIGTVALGDQRPGSIRVLTQKELGELYKAVGL
- the scpB gene encoding SMC-Scp complex subunit ScpB, with product MEDSELGAVLEALLLVVDTPATVEQLASVVEQPPYRVAAKLAAMAQEFADRDSGIDLREAGGGWRMYTRSRYAPYVERLLLDGARSKLTRAALETLAVVAYRQPVTRARVSAVRGVNVDAVMRTLMARGLITEAGTDPDSGAVTFATTELFLERLGLSSLADLPDIAPLLPDVDVIDDLSETLDEDPRFIKLSGAPAPEQPLSFDVDTDTNG